The following are from one region of the Nicotiana tomentosiformis chromosome 7, ASM39032v3, whole genome shotgun sequence genome:
- the LOC104105885 gene encoding cell division control protein 48 homolog C-like: MGRRSAGNKRRRFGGGGEKPVLQLQNPNPNPKPTEEEVTPPSKKPKIIDSSEQQLPLLESEPSSLTDAISDNDVNNGPRFKDLGGMDAVLEELKMEVIVPLYHPQLTKHLGVKPMSGILFHGPPGCGKTKLAHAIANETGVPFYKISATELVSGISGASEENIREMFSKAYRTAPSIVFIDEIDSIASKRENLQREMERRIVTQLMTCMDESHRLVKPDDEKDGDGFNGGNAGYVLVIGATNRPDAIDPALRRPGRFDREIALGMPDENGRAQILSVEGAFDLMKIARSTPGFVGADLAALTNKAGNLAMRRIIDLRKVELTSEVLVDGKEAEEWWKKPWSPEEMAKLSITMADFEEAVKLVQPSSRREGFSAIPNVKWEDVGGLDLLRHEFVRSVVNPIKRPEDYTGYGVHFDTGFLLYGPPGCGKTLIAKAVANEAGANFIHIKGPEILNKYVGENELAIRTLFTRARTCAPCILFFDEVDALTTKRGKEGGWVVERLLNQLLIELDGADERKGVYVIGATNRPEVMDPAIHRPGRLGKKLYVPLPSPEERGLILKALSKRKPIDASVDLMKIGRDDGCNNLSGADLSALMNEAAMLALEDKLKASDTSDEKLWTIKESHFNRAMEKISPSVSDKQIEYYQLLSETL; the protein is encoded by the coding sequence ATGGGTCGGCGGTCGGCAGGGAACAAAAGGCGAAGATTTGGCGGCGGCGGCGAAAAGCCTGTTCTCCAACTCCAAAACCCTAATCCCAATCCCAAACCCACTGAAGAAGAAGTAACTCCTCCGAGTAAAAAGCCGAAGATAATCGACAGCAGTGAGCAACAATTGCCACTCCTTGAATCGGAGCCTTCGTCATTAACTGATGCAATTAGTGATAATGATGTGAATAATGGGCCGAGGTTTAAGGATTTAGGAGGAATGGATGCTGTATTAGAGGAATTAAAAATGGAGGTAATTGTTCCATTGTACCATCCACAATTAACTAAGCATCTAGGAGTTAAACCAATGTCAGGAATACTCTTTCATGGCCCACCTGGTTGTGGAAAAACAAAGCTGGCCCATGCAATTGCAAACGAGACTGGTGTTCCATTTTACAAAATTTCTGCTACTGAATTGGTCTCTGGAATTTCAGGTGCATCAGAAGAAAACATAAGGGAAATGTTCTCGAAAGCATACAGGACAGCACCttctattgtgtttattgatgaaatTGATTCAATTGCTTCTAAACGAGAGAATTTACAGAGAGAAATGGAACGGCGCATTGTAACGCAGCTGATGACATGCATGGATGAATCGCATAGGCTTGTAAAACCTGATGATGAAAAAGATGGTGATGGATTTAATGGCGGTAATGCTGGTTATGTGCTGGTAATTGGAGCCACGAATAGACCTGATGCTATTGACCCGGCACTAAGGAGGCCTGGACGATTTGACCGTGAAATCGCATTAGGTATGCCAGATGAAAATGGGAGGGCACAGATTCTGTCTGTGGAGGGCGCGTTTGATCTAATGAAGATAGCTAGGTCGACCCCAGGATTTGTTGGAGCAGACTTGGCTGCTCTAACTAACAAGGCGGGTAATTTGGCGATGAGGAGGATAATAGACTTGAGGAAGGTTGAGCTAACAAGTGAAGTGTTGGTAGATGGGAAAGAGGCTGAAGAATGGTGGAAAAAGCCGTGGTCACCTGAAGAGATGGCAAAACTCAGCATTACTATGGCTGATTTTGAGGAAGCAGTTAAATTGGTTCAACCCTCTTCTAGAAGAGAAGGTTTTTCCGCCATACCAAATGTTAAGTGGGAAGATGTTGGAGGACTTGATTTGTTGAGGCATGAATTTGTTCGTTCCGTTGTTAATCCTATAAAGCGTCCTGAAGATTATACGGGTTATGGAGTGCATTTCGACACAGGATTTTTGCTTTATGGTCCACCAGGATGTGGTAAAACGTTAATCGCCAAGGCTGTTGCTAATGAAGCTGGAGCAAACTTTATACACATTAAGGGTCCTGAAATTCTGAACAAGTATGTTGGTGAAAATGAGTTAGCTATTCGGACATTGTTTACTCGTGCAAGAACGTGCGCCCCCTGTATACTGTTCTTTGATGAAGTGGATGCATTGACAACTAAGCGTGGTAAAGAAGGAGGTTGGGTTGTCGAAAGGCTTTTGAATCAGCTACTAATAGAACTAGATGGTGCAGATGAGAGAAAGGGTGTTTATGTTATTGGTGCTACAAATAGGCCTGAAGTTATGGACCCTGCTATTCATCGACCTGGAAGATTAGGGAAAAAACTATATGTCCCTCTACCTAGTCCAGAGGAGCGTGGACTAATTTTAAAAGCGCTTTCCAAGAGAAAACCTATAGATGCTAGTGTCGATTTGATGAAAATTGGAAGAGATGATGGTTGTAATAATTTAAGTGGAGCTGATCTATCAGCTTTGATGAATGAAGCTGCAATGCTTGCACTTGAAGATAAACTGAAAGCATCAGATACAAGTGATGAAAAGTTGTGGACTATCAAAGAGTCACATTTCAATCGGGCTATGGAGAAAATTTCTCCATCTGTCTCCGATAAGCAAATAGAATATTACCAGCTTTTATCAGAAACCTTATGA